One Brassica napus cultivar Da-Ae chromosome C4, Da-Ae, whole genome shotgun sequence genomic region harbors:
- the LOC106392124 gene encoding squalene epoxidase 2, mitochondrial, which produces MKLAVIQNLPRLGLTTTTASLGSPLPSPRLSLSTRRLRNTSLTTGAAFPRRKKDGHERASLISAGTVIMAPAIEFDQFILATFFASLFALVLVYVLRRSSRDRKDDADSNRSKINRGLDVVSSRNDVVSRNLAAEDDSGIDVIIVGAGVAGAALAHTLGKEGRRVHVIERDLSEQERIVGELLQPGGYLKLIQLGLEDCVKEIDAQRVLGYALFKDGKHTKLSYPLEAFDSDVSGRSFHNGRFVQRMRDKAATLSNVRLEQGTVTSLLEENGTVKGVQYKTKEGNELRLYAPLTVVCDGCFSNLRRSLCKPKVDVPSTFVGLVLENCELPFANHGHVVLADPSPILLYPISSSEVRCLVDVPGQKLPPIANGEMAKYLKTQVAPQIPPEVREAFIAAVEKGNIRTMPNRSMPADPVPTPGALLLGDSFNMRHPLTGGGMTVALADIVVLRDLLRPIHSLKDKEALSKYIESFYTLRKPVASTINTLAGALYKVFLASSDEAKTEMREACFDYLSLGGVCSSGPVALLSGLNPRPLSLVLHFFAVAIYAVGRLMLPFPSIKSFWLGARVISSASGIIFPIIKAEGVRQMFFPRTISALYRTPPLQ; this is translated from the exons ATGAAACTGGCAGTTATCCAGAACCTTCCACGACTTGGATTAACAACAACCACCGCATCTCTTGGATCTCCCTTACCCTCtcctcgtctctctctctccacgcGTCGTCTCAGAAACACTTCCTTAACCACCGGAGCCGCCTTTCCTCGCCGCAAGAAAGACGGACACGAACGCGCATCTCTGATCTCTGCAGGGACGGTGATAATGGCGCCGGCGATTGAATTCGATCAGTTCATTCTAGCTACGTTTTTCGCTTCTCTGTTTGCGTTAGTGCTTGTTTATGTCTTGCGACGGAGTAGTCGTGATCGTAAAGATGATGCGGATTCGAATCGGAGTAAGATCAATCGTGGCCTCGACGTCGTTTCTTCTCGGAACGATGTCGTATCTAGGAATCTTGCCGCGGAGGATGATTCCGGAATCGATGTTATAATCGTCGGAGCTGGTGTTGCTGGTGCCGCTCTCGCTCATACTCTCGGCAAG GAAGGACGAAGAGTGCACGTTATAGAAAGAGACTTGTCTGAGCAAGAGAGGATCGTTGGTGAATTGCTTCAACCTGGTGGTTACTTGAAGTTAATTCAGCTCGGCCTTGAAG ATTGCGTGAAGGAGATAGATGCTCAACGAGTTCTTGGTTATGCTCTCTTCAAAGACGGGAAGCACACTAAGCTTTCTTACCCCTTGGAAGCGTTTGATTCGGATGTCTCCGGGAGAAGCTTCCACAATGGGAGATTTGTGCAGAGAATGCGAGACAAAGCCGCTACTCTTTCAAA TGTACGATTGGAGCAAGGAACAGTTACGTCTCTTCTTGAAGAGAACGGGACGGTCAAAGGGGTTCAGTACAAGACCAAAGAGGGCAATGAGCTTAGATTATATGCTCCTCTCACAGTTGTATGTGATGGTTGTTTCTCCAACTTGCGTCGCTCTCTCTGCAAACCTAAG GTGGATGTACCCTCTACTTTCGTGGGTCTTGTCTTGGAGAACTGTGAACTCCCATTTGCAAATCACGGCCATGTTGTTCTCGCTGACCCATCACCCATCTTACTATACCCCATCAGCAGCTCAGAAGTCCGTTGCTTAGTTGATGTGCCTGGTCAAAAACTTCCTCCCATTGCAAACGGTGAAATGGCAAAGTATCTGAAAACACAGGTTGCACCTCAAATACCACCTGAGGTTCGTGAAGCCTTCATTGCCGCGGTTGAAAAGGGTAACATCAGAACCATGCCAAACCGAAGCATGCCAGCTGATCCGGTTCCTACCCCTGGAGCACTCCTTCTAGGTGATTCATTCAACATGCGACATCCTTTAACCGGTGGTGGCATGACCGTTGCATTGGCGGATATCGTTGTGCTCCGTGATCTCCTAAGGCCAATTCACAGCCTTAAAGACAAAGAAGCACTGTCTAAGTACATAGAATCATTCTACACGCTGCGAAAA CCTGTAGCTTCCACCATTAATACATTGGCCGGTGCGTTGTACAAGGTGTTTTTAGCATCTTCAGACGAAGCGAAAACAGAAATGCGCGAAGCTTGCTTTGATTATCTTAGCCTTGGAGGTGTTTGCTCATCTGGTCCAGTTGCATTGCTCTCTGGTTTGAACCCTCGTCCTTTGAGTTTAGTTCTCCACTTCTTCGCTGTGGCGATCTATGCCGTTGGTCGTTTGATGCTACCATTTCCTTCCATTAAAAGCTTCTGGCTTGGTGCTAGGGTCATCTCG AGTGCTTCAGGCATCATCTTTCCGATAATTAAAGCAGAGGGAGTTAGGCAAATGTTCTTCCCTCGTACCATTTCTGCCTTATACCGCACTCCTCCCCTTCAATGA
- the LOC106392126 gene encoding phytosulfokines 2: MANFSALLTITLLLCSTLMCTARPDPTFSASITIVTADPLEKSIEGKLDDVAEENCGANDEDCLMRRSLVAHVDYIYTQKQKKNL; this comes from the exons ATGGCAAACTTCTCTGCTCTTCTCACGATAACTCTCCTCCTTTGCTCCACGCTGATGTGCACCGCCCGTCCCGACCCGACCTTTTCGGCCTCTATCACAATTGTTACGGCTGACCCGCTG gaaAAGAGCATAGAAGGAAAACTGGATGATGTGGCAGAAGAGAACTGTGGTGCTAACGACGAAGATTGCTTAATGAGGAGGTCTTTGGTTGCTCATGTTGATTACATCTATACCCAGAAACAGAAGAAGAATCTTTGA